One Solea solea chromosome 5, fSolSol10.1, whole genome shotgun sequence genomic window carries:
- the LOC131459704 gene encoding high choriolytic enzyme 1-like yields the protein MTPTVSLLLLLLLGLSQAHPLHDEGNEDEDDVDITTRILTSNNATDEILLEGDLLAPKTRNAMKCWYQSCQWKTGNNGLVTIPFTVSSQFTSWEKQKIDSALKVYHSSTCIRFVPRQNQYDYISIENRAGCFSALGRVGGRQVLSLNRQGCVYHGVVLHEINHALGFQHEQTRSDRDNYVKINWEYINPQNAYNFYKQDTNNLNSPYDYSSIMHYGRTAFTVQYGRDTITPIPNPNVQIGQRRGMSRWDIIRINALYGC from the coding sequence ATGACTCCCACTGTcagcctgctgttgctgctcctgctcGGCCTATCTCAGGCTCATCCTCTCCATGATGAaggaaatgaagatgaagacgacGTTGACATCACCACCAGGATTCTAACCTCCAACAATGCCACAGATGAGATCCTGCTGGAAGGAGACCTGCTCGCTCCCAAAACCAGAAACGCCATGAAGTGCTGGTATCAGAGCTGCCAGTGGAAGACAGGAAACAATGGTCTGGTGACAATCCCATTCACTGTGAGCAGTCAGTTCACCAGCTGGGAAAAGCAGAAGATCGACTCTGCCCTGAAGGTCTACCACAGCAGTACCTGCATCCGCTTTGTCCCCCGTCAGAACCAGTATGACTACATCAGTATCGAGAACAGAGCTGGATGTTTCTCCGCTCTGGGCAGAGTGGGAGGGAGACAGGTGCTCTCTCTGAACCGACAGGGCTGTGTCTACCACGGTGTCGTCCTGCACGAGATCAACCACGCTCTGGGCTTCCAGCATGAGCAGACCAGGAGCGACCGTGACAACTATGTCAAGATCAACTGGGAGTACATTAACCCACAGAATGCCTACAACTTCTACAAGCAGGACACCAACAACCTGAACAGTCCCTACGACTACTCCTCCATCATGCACTATGGAAGAACAGCCTTCACTGTCCAGTACGGGAGAGATACAATCACTCCCATCCCCAACCCCAATGTCCAGATCGGCCAGAGGCGGGGCATGTCCCGCTGGGACATCATCAGGATCAACGCCCTCTATGGCTGCTAA